One Fuerstiella marisgermanici DNA window includes the following coding sequences:
- a CDS encoding class I SAM-dependent methyltransferase, whose translation MNSLTTQHIAVAGRSIVLSVPADPESLLNAAAEAEGSHDPYWGILWDAALPCAECVLNHHWPAGTKALELGCGAGLVGVAGLMAGLDLTFSDVVPDAVSLAVQNAAANGFAAAKGRAVDIRESPDETFDVLLASDLLYDTALHAPLLKFARSALNGDGEFWLGDPGRQNAAAFVAMARDGGWQVEQRDQAGAIQPPASLAEFQLLVLRPPASVD comes from the coding sequence ATGAACTCATTGACGACGCAACACATAGCCGTCGCCGGTCGTTCGATTGTCCTCAGCGTGCCCGCCGATCCCGAGTCACTGCTGAATGCGGCGGCCGAAGCTGAAGGAAGTCATGATCCGTATTGGGGAATCCTGTGGGACGCTGCCCTGCCCTGTGCCGAATGTGTTCTGAATCACCACTGGCCTGCAGGCACAAAAGCCCTGGAGTTGGGCTGTGGAGCGGGGCTGGTCGGGGTCGCCGGGTTAATGGCGGGACTTGACCTGACATTCAGTGACGTGGTTCCGGATGCGGTATCGCTGGCCGTCCAAAACGCTGCTGCTAACGGGTTCGCTGCCGCAAAAGGGCGTGCCGTGGATATCCGGGAGTCACCGGATGAAACCTTTGACGTCCTGTTAGCCAGTGACCTTCTCTACGATACAGCACTCCACGCGCCGTTGCTCAAATTTGCGAGGTCGGCCTTGAACGGAGATGGTGAATTCTGGCTGGGCGACCCGGGGCGTCAGAACGCCGCCGCCTTTGTCGCGATGGCTCGCGATGGCGGCTGGCAGGTAGAACAACGCGATCAGGCCGGTGCGATCCAGCCACCAGCATCGCTGGCTGAATTTCAGCTACTCGTGCTCAGACCACCGGCCTCTGTCGACTGA
- a CDS encoding tetratricopeptide repeat protein, translated as MTEVLNVSAMNNDSNKHSPRRVILVLIALGIFGGILQYSTDVLTSRFGRTDILWTTIVWMVPAAIWFSQQAFPKPVRGTIAALSGLCAWVVWHNVGASGIDLLAPFSASQLALLLVTISVSCLLAGHRRAVGDNAPDLPYDRSLQRWLTGGSVLLAAILLPHAYAHVAAQSQLETMEEALQDQRFLRARRAATVLLCCRPTETVLQQPVVAVASELDDRIQTLEELAEQPLPQASDTAAIGQRVVALMQLDRNQAALDLIRPLTEQPETAPVALDYCGLCCQRLQRWEDSRAWYEKSLQFWQKQPPTQQRASASTSAWKGIAFAERRLDRSADAEKTYLTALETVPSAELHFLLAMHYEDQQRTSSAAQHAGKAMAMAPATYRRRGKELLDRMSHSHIGCLQTSPAKSP; from the coding sequence ATGACTGAGGTTTTGAACGTGTCCGCAATGAACAACGATTCCAACAAACATTCACCCCGTCGGGTAATACTGGTGCTGATCGCGCTGGGAATTTTTGGAGGCATTCTGCAGTACTCCACGGACGTACTTACCAGCCGGTTTGGTCGAACAGACATTTTGTGGACAACGATTGTCTGGATGGTGCCTGCTGCGATTTGGTTTTCGCAACAAGCGTTCCCAAAGCCTGTTCGCGGGACGATTGCTGCACTGTCCGGACTATGCGCATGGGTAGTTTGGCACAACGTTGGAGCGTCCGGAATTGATTTGCTGGCACCGTTTTCTGCGAGCCAACTCGCACTGCTGCTGGTCACGATAAGTGTGTCGTGTTTGCTGGCAGGTCATCGCCGTGCAGTCGGCGACAACGCGCCAGACTTACCATACGACCGCAGCCTGCAGCGCTGGCTGACTGGGGGATCCGTGCTGTTGGCTGCGATCCTTCTGCCGCATGCGTACGCTCACGTTGCCGCTCAGTCACAGCTTGAGACCATGGAAGAAGCTCTCCAGGACCAACGCTTTCTGCGAGCTCGTCGTGCCGCAACGGTCCTGCTTTGCTGCCGTCCAACGGAGACCGTCCTGCAACAACCGGTGGTGGCGGTGGCCAGTGAACTGGATGATCGCATTCAAACGCTGGAGGAACTCGCTGAGCAACCGCTGCCCCAGGCGTCGGATACCGCGGCGATCGGGCAACGCGTGGTCGCTCTGATGCAGCTCGATCGAAACCAGGCCGCTCTGGATCTCATCCGCCCACTAACAGAACAGCCCGAGACCGCGCCTGTTGCTCTGGACTATTGCGGCCTGTGCTGTCAACGACTGCAACGCTGGGAAGACAGCCGAGCCTGGTACGAAAAGTCGCTGCAGTTCTGGCAGAAGCAGCCTCCAACCCAGCAGCGAGCCAGCGCATCGACAAGCGCGTGGAAGGGAATCGCGTTCGCCGAACGTCGTCTTGATCGATCGGCTGACGCAGAGAAAACGTACCTGACTGCTCTGGAAACTGTACCGTCTGCCGAGCTGCATTTTTTGCTGGCGATGCACTACGAAGATCAGCAGCGAACTTCATCGGCTGCACAGCATGCCGGCAAGGCCATGGCGATGGCTCCGGCCACCTACCGGCGTCGCGGCAAGGAACTTCTTGATCGGATGAGTCACTCCCATATCGGCTGTCTTCAGACATCGCCGGCTAAGAGCCCATAA
- a CDS encoding DUF1501 domain-containing protein, whose translation MLNSILQQPDHVDGRSPLIRRRAALAAGALSGLWPGGGLKRLLSDDDVAPSADAGASAAGGVKRVIFLFMNGGPSQIDTFDPKPELRKFDGKSYSGNQKVATGTRTAGTLWASEFQFSQHGESGLEVSELYPQVARFADDLCVIRSMQSRSALHAPAILEMNTGRPQTGAASLGAWIDFGLGAQPRQLPTCVVLPDHRGGPIGGHTNWNCGPLPVSAATLVRPSKRPVINLQRERRIAPGDEQQMRGLLKALNQHHSDVSGYESIAAARERAYELAWRMEVAAPEAMDLTQETEATQRDYGLQQTHTRPFGTQCLLAKRMVERGVRFVQVYSGGGEQKNTWDSHTGHVARHRKFCAETDQPIAALLNDLKQTGLWDDTLVIWGGEFGRTPTREASSNGRDHNPHGFSVWLAGGCVKGGQAIGATDSIGLEAIDTPCSVADLHATVLHLLGLDHNELRFYRSGMEVGLTGPEPCRVIDEVLA comes from the coding sequence GTGTTGAACTCCATCCTTCAACAACCTGATCATGTCGACGGTCGTTCGCCGCTCATTCGCCGACGCGCGGCGTTAGCAGCCGGTGCGCTGAGTGGACTGTGGCCCGGCGGTGGGTTGAAGCGATTGCTGAGCGACGATGATGTTGCGCCGTCAGCAGATGCAGGTGCGTCCGCCGCTGGAGGTGTCAAGCGCGTCATCTTCCTGTTCATGAATGGCGGTCCCAGCCAGATCGACACGTTCGATCCGAAGCCGGAACTGCGAAAGTTCGACGGCAAGTCGTATTCCGGCAATCAAAAAGTTGCGACGGGCACTCGCACAGCGGGAACGTTATGGGCGTCCGAGTTTCAGTTTTCGCAACACGGCGAGAGTGGTTTGGAAGTCAGCGAGCTGTATCCTCAGGTCGCTCGTTTTGCTGACGATCTCTGTGTGATTCGGTCTATGCAGTCGCGATCTGCCCTGCACGCTCCGGCGATTCTGGAAATGAACACTGGCCGCCCACAGACCGGTGCCGCCAGCCTCGGCGCCTGGATCGACTTCGGCCTTGGTGCTCAACCACGGCAACTTCCGACCTGCGTGGTGCTGCCGGACCATCGCGGTGGTCCCATTGGCGGACATACTAACTGGAATTGCGGACCGCTGCCCGTTTCGGCTGCGACGCTGGTGCGTCCGTCGAAACGGCCTGTCATCAATCTTCAGCGCGAACGACGTATCGCGCCCGGCGACGAGCAGCAAATGCGCGGCCTGCTAAAGGCTCTGAACCAACATCATTCCGATGTCAGCGGCTACGAGTCGATCGCTGCGGCGCGTGAGCGTGCTTACGAGTTGGCGTGGCGTATGGAAGTGGCGGCTCCGGAAGCCATGGATCTGACTCAGGAAACGGAAGCGACGCAGCGCGACTATGGCCTTCAGCAAACTCACACGCGACCGTTCGGGACGCAGTGCCTACTGGCAAAACGAATGGTGGAACGAGGAGTTCGTTTCGTTCAGGTTTATTCGGGCGGTGGTGAGCAGAAGAATACCTGGGACAGTCACACGGGGCACGTCGCAAGGCATCGGAAGTTCTGCGCAGAAACTGATCAACCGATTGCAGCGTTGCTGAATGATTTGAAGCAGACCGGCTTATGGGACGACACGCTGGTGATCTGGGGTGGTGAATTTGGCCGCACGCCAACGCGTGAAGCGTCGTCCAATGGACGTGATCACAATCCGCATGGGTTCAGTGTCTGGCTGGCGGGTGGCTGCGTTAAGGGGGGACAGGCGATCGGAGCGACCGATAGCATCGGGCTTGAAGCCATCGACACACCGTGTTCCGTCGCCGACCTGCACGCAACTGTGCTGCATCTGCTGGGGCTCGATCATAATGAACTTCGGTTCTATCGCAGCGGCATGGAAGTCGGACTCACCGGGCCGGAACCCTGTCGCGTGATCGACGAGGTTCTGGCATGA
- a CDS encoding DUF1549 and DUF1553 domain-containing protein: MKPLLFSVTVASTIAVACVFSRTDSRDAAVVTGPRSEAASKRHLIDVPKSHVPSLPDRVDQDSQIDSSAEELTTIHNGTEDAEAVAGQSPQVADDWGADERSHWAFQPLRRPPIPDANASSSTRNPIDAFLMAKLQEAGISPAPPADYATLLRRLTFAVTGLPPSADQLEQYDSDSTRSDIDPAEWSALVERLLDSPAFGEHQARFWLDLVGYADTNGYEDDGRKPFAWKYRDFVIRAFNSDMPYDRFLHLQIAGDLFAEESNDQPNNNDAFVACGFLRLGAWDSEPNDELRAHYDQVDDIVSTTSLAFMGLSVGCARCHDHPLEPISRHDYARMVAVFHGLARPTNGRLEEPLPSATWEEQRRAATIRRSQADLQRQALETENETQAAALRRRARSLESQVRFDFAYRFAETETSNLPTQLLLRGNPYQPAEYVSAGVPSVLQQSNDDILTTGKNLPRLQFARWLTNGGRHLTARVVVNRVWQWHFGHGLSRTTSNLGLSGDSPTHPELLEWLAHWFVCDANWSMKRLHYLILTSDAFQRCSEPESADSSSRRNLFGSFTPRPIRAEMLHDAMLDIAGLRNEELFGPPVEHDSSTDMSSGPTQDTDRTIALDRHRRAIYQCVQRNQPDPLLQAFGFPDSSVSCDQRTTSYSSEQALSLWNSRFATTCAEALAERIASLAPDEDSIDRRVALAFQFVLGRSADPSEMNAMGDFLRTRSRDESTAAESRLSQLCLVLFNLDEFVILD; encoded by the coding sequence GTGAAGCCTTTGCTATTCAGCGTCACTGTCGCCTCAACGATCGCTGTTGCCTGCGTTTTCAGTCGCACCGATTCACGCGATGCCGCTGTCGTCACCGGTCCGCGTTCTGAAGCGGCCTCAAAGCGGCATTTGATCGACGTTCCCAAATCCCATGTGCCATCGCTGCCGGATCGTGTTGACCAGGATTCGCAGATCGATTCATCTGCTGAGGAACTCACAACGATACACAATGGCACTGAAGATGCTGAAGCCGTGGCGGGCCAGTCGCCTCAGGTGGCTGACGATTGGGGCGCTGATGAACGATCGCACTGGGCGTTTCAGCCGCTTAGGCGTCCGCCGATCCCTGACGCGAATGCGAGTTCATCCACGAGAAATCCGATCGATGCGTTCCTGATGGCTAAGCTTCAGGAAGCCGGCATCTCGCCCGCCCCACCAGCAGACTATGCCACGCTGTTGCGGCGGCTGACGTTTGCTGTCACAGGTCTGCCACCGTCTGCCGACCAGCTCGAACAGTATGACTCCGATTCGACACGCAGTGATATTGATCCTGCCGAATGGTCGGCACTTGTTGAGCGGTTACTCGACAGCCCAGCCTTCGGCGAACACCAGGCACGCTTCTGGCTGGACCTGGTTGGGTATGCCGACACCAACGGTTACGAAGACGACGGCCGAAAGCCATTTGCGTGGAAGTATCGGGACTTTGTCATTCGAGCGTTCAACAGCGACATGCCGTACGATCGGTTCTTGCACCTGCAGATCGCTGGCGATCTGTTCGCCGAAGAATCCAACGATCAGCCCAACAACAACGATGCATTCGTCGCGTGCGGTTTTTTGCGGCTGGGAGCATGGGACAGTGAACCGAACGATGAACTACGTGCTCACTACGATCAGGTCGATGACATTGTTTCGACAACCAGCCTGGCATTTATGGGGCTGAGTGTTGGATGTGCTCGCTGCCACGACCATCCACTTGAGCCGATCAGTCGCCACGACTACGCCCGAATGGTGGCCGTGTTCCATGGTCTGGCACGCCCCACAAACGGTCGACTCGAAGAACCGTTGCCATCAGCAACTTGGGAAGAACAACGACGGGCCGCCACCATCCGACGATCGCAGGCCGACCTGCAACGGCAGGCTTTGGAAACAGAAAATGAAACTCAGGCAGCAGCGTTGCGGCGCAGGGCAAGGTCTCTGGAATCCCAGGTGCGGTTCGACTTTGCGTACCGTTTTGCGGAAACCGAAACGTCAAATCTGCCGACTCAATTGTTACTGCGTGGCAATCCTTACCAGCCCGCCGAATACGTTTCGGCGGGAGTTCCGTCTGTGCTTCAACAATCAAACGATGACATTCTGACGACGGGGAAGAACCTGCCGCGACTTCAGTTTGCCAGATGGCTGACAAACGGCGGTCGTCACTTGACGGCTCGAGTTGTCGTGAATCGCGTCTGGCAGTGGCATTTTGGTCACGGCCTGAGTCGCACCACCAGCAACCTGGGCCTCAGCGGCGACTCACCGACGCATCCGGAACTGCTGGAGTGGCTGGCGCACTGGTTCGTCTGCGATGCGAATTGGTCAATGAAGCGCCTGCATTATCTGATACTTACCAGCGACGCATTTCAACGATGCAGCGAACCGGAATCTGCCGATTCATCAAGCCGTCGGAATCTTTTTGGATCGTTCACTCCACGACCAATTCGCGCAGAAATGCTGCACGATGCCATGCTCGATATTGCAGGGCTCAGAAACGAGGAGCTGTTCGGCCCACCGGTAGAGCACGATTCTTCCACTGACATGTCGTCAGGGCCAACACAAGATACAGACCGTACCATCGCCCTCGATAGGCATCGGCGAGCCATCTATCAATGCGTTCAGCGCAACCAGCCGGACCCACTACTGCAGGCGTTCGGTTTCCCGGACTCCAGCGTCTCCTGCGATCAGCGGACGACTTCGTATTCCTCTGAGCAGGCATTGTCATTGTGGAACAGCCGCTTCGCGACCACCTGTGCCGAAGCTCTTGCGGAACGCATCGCCTCCTTAGCGCCCGACGAGGACAGTATCGATCGTCGGGTCGCTCTTGCGTTTCAATTCGTCCTGGGCCGTTCTGCTGATCCGTCAGAGATGAATGCGATGGGCGATTTTCTGAGAACGAGATCACGCGACGAAAGCACAGCTGCAGAGTCACGTCTGAGTCAACTGTGTTTAGTACTGTTCAACCTGGACGAATTTGTAATACTGGATTAG
- a CDS encoding multiheme c-type cytochrome, with translation MPRMLTIITVIVLAASLGLFLLSQQKEPFNVEGGEDQLAQTQPQSVVEWRKLIDSRFAGDQACAECHQSEFDAHQRSGHSRTATPADHSELARALDGQNYTDPNRDTVYQFERKPNGLLVGIEGTDPEPVFPVQWLIGSGTHAQTPVSIDPTSRNGVEFRWSWFASTQELGLTPDHERFDTFRPASLECFGRPMDAQQVLACVNCHMTAVPPPTVVPTQEAFLPNVGCERCHGPRKDHVELAKQGRASEAKPLLEWSHAETYLRQCAQCHRDETNAPTDSTPASLARFQPYGILKSKCYLNSGKKLSCANCHDPHDVTSRDPEHYVQACNACHAGPKQVACSLNPDGDCVDCHMPTVEWHPGISFHDHWIRLDRTDPKDDARAVLDAVHKSSPEASP, from the coding sequence ATGCCACGCATGCTGACCATCATCACAGTGATTGTGTTGGCCGCATCTCTGGGGCTCTTTCTGTTGTCTCAACAGAAAGAGCCTTTTAATGTTGAAGGCGGCGAGGATCAACTTGCGCAAACTCAGCCACAATCGGTTGTGGAATGGCGAAAGCTGATCGACAGTCGCTTTGCCGGCGATCAGGCCTGTGCTGAATGTCACCAGTCCGAGTTCGATGCTCACCAGCGGTCCGGTCATTCTCGCACGGCCACTCCCGCTGATCATTCAGAACTGGCCCGTGCGCTTGATGGGCAGAATTATACGGATCCCAATCGCGACACCGTCTATCAATTCGAGCGAAAGCCAAACGGTCTACTCGTTGGGATTGAAGGAACCGATCCGGAGCCTGTGTTTCCCGTTCAGTGGCTGATTGGTTCCGGCACACATGCTCAAACGCCTGTGTCGATTGATCCCACTTCCCGTAATGGTGTCGAATTTCGCTGGTCGTGGTTTGCGTCCACGCAGGAACTAGGACTGACACCAGATCACGAGCGTTTCGATACCTTTCGTCCGGCTTCGCTGGAGTGTTTCGGGCGACCGATGGACGCTCAACAGGTATTGGCCTGCGTGAACTGTCACATGACGGCTGTGCCCCCGCCAACGGTGGTGCCCACACAGGAAGCCTTCCTTCCGAACGTCGGTTGCGAACGATGCCACGGGCCACGCAAAGATCACGTCGAACTCGCCAAACAGGGACGTGCGTCCGAAGCCAAGCCACTGTTGGAATGGTCACACGCAGAAACTTACCTGCGCCAATGTGCGCAGTGTCATCGCGATGAAACCAACGCGCCTACCGACAGTACTCCAGCAAGCCTCGCGCGCTTTCAGCCGTACGGAATTCTGAAGAGCAAGTGCTATCTGAACAGCGGCAAGAAGCTGTCCTGTGCCAACTGCCATGATCCTCACGACGTAACTTCGCGAGATCCGGAACACTATGTTCAGGCGTGTAACGCGTGTCACGCCGGCCCGAAGCAGGTCGCGTGCTCTCTTAATCCCGACGGCGACTGCGTCGATTGCCACATGCCGACAGTCGAATGGCATCCCGGCATCAGCTTCCACGATCACTGGATCCGTTTGGATCGAACAGATCCCAAAGACGACGCCCGCGCGGTACTCGACGCTGTCCATAAAAGCAGTCCGGAGGCGTCGCCGTGA
- a CDS encoding DUF1559 domain-containing protein, producing MPLSHLSRSKGEHPSRRGFTLIELLVVIAIIAILIALLLPAVQQAREAARRTQCKNNLKQIGLALHNHMDTHGAFPPGYVCYDETGNKFKTGGWQDGINELGFSWMPMLLPFVEEPARWQQITDCNAARLDTHTHNPSDDCEYNAAFGHIGREPLKFMLCPSNPQTRKLFSGISLESLAKGNYAASWGSGNMLGWESTATAGAFGCYYVNQNKIVRSLGGSGDRFQQDKGSRSGDFVDGMSNTVAVAEVISTDGFATGSSSPDIRGVWMNPGMGASIFSAARNPNSKEPDILPSCDTNIPATFRPTLQCVENTADADVYAATRSYHTGGVNAVLADGSVRFISENIDNVGVWQPLNTRMNGEVIGEF from the coding sequence ATGCCATTATCGCATTTGTCGAGATCCAAAGGTGAGCATCCCAGCCGCCGCGGATTTACTTTGATCGAACTTCTGGTAGTGATCGCGATCATTGCCATCTTAATCGCGCTCTTACTGCCAGCTGTTCAGCAGGCACGAGAAGCTGCGCGGCGGACACAGTGTAAGAACAATCTGAAGCAGATTGGACTGGCACTGCACAATCACATGGATACTCACGGAGCGTTTCCACCGGGCTACGTCTGCTATGACGAGACGGGTAACAAGTTCAAAACTGGCGGTTGGCAGGACGGCATTAACGAGCTTGGCTTTAGCTGGATGCCTATGCTGTTGCCATTTGTAGAGGAGCCGGCTCGCTGGCAGCAGATTACCGATTGCAACGCCGCACGTTTAGACACGCACACGCACAATCCGTCTGACGACTGCGAGTACAATGCGGCATTTGGCCATATTGGTCGTGAGCCGCTGAAGTTTATGCTTTGTCCGTCCAATCCACAGACGCGAAAACTGTTCAGCGGGATCAGTCTGGAATCATTGGCCAAAGGTAATTATGCCGCAAGCTGGGGGTCGGGCAACATGCTGGGCTGGGAATCCACAGCCACCGCCGGTGCATTCGGCTGTTATTACGTGAACCAGAACAAGATCGTTAGGTCACTGGGAGGTTCCGGGGATCGGTTTCAGCAGGACAAGGGAAGCCGGTCAGGCGACTTTGTCGATGGCATGAGTAACACAGTTGCCGTCGCAGAAGTCATTAGCACAGATGGGTTCGCAACAGGCAGCAGCAGCCCCGACATTCGTGGGGTATGGATGAATCCGGGCATGGGAGCATCAATCTTTAGTGCTGCTCGAAATCCAAACTCGAAGGAGCCGGACATTCTTCCGTCCTGTGACACCAACATTCCTGCCACATTCCGTCCCACTTTGCAGTGTGTCGAAAATACGGCGGATGCTGATGTCTACGCTGCCACACGCAGCTATCACACGGGTGGCGTTAATGCAGTGCTGGCTGACGGATCCGTGCGTTTCATCAGCGAGAACATCGACAATGTCGGCGTCTGGCAACCGCTGAACACCCGAATGAACGGTGAAGTGATTGGGGAATTCTAG